Genomic segment of Murdochiella vaginalis:
GAGATTGTAATCAAAAATACAGAAAAACAAACTTTTATTATTTAGAAGAAAGGATATAAAAATGAAACGTTTACCTAAATATACGCCTGCGGAAGTACGGAATGATCCATACGGATTTACTTACAAAGAAATGTCGGAAGTTATTGGCGAGAATGAAGCAAAAGCCTTATATGAAGAATTATATAAGCAATTACCACGCAAAAAAAATCTATCAATGTTGGTAAAAAATATTTGCAAAAGCAGTGATACTGAAAAGTATGTTTACGAACTGAAAGACAACAAATACATTGAAACGGTTTTTATCAAGCGGCGAGATGGTGGAACTGTTTGCGTGAGCACACAAGTCGGTTGTCCTGTTGGTTGTATTTTTTGTGAGTCCGGGCGAAATGGCTTTGTTCGTAATCTAACATCGTCAGAAATCGTACAACAGATTATATTGTTGCGTCGAAAAGTAAACCGTATCGTTTTTATGGGTATGGGAGAGCCTTTATTCAATTATGACAACTTGATAAAAGCAATCCATATTCTCCGAGATAGATATGGGCTCAACTTTCCAACCGACGGCATTACCATATCAACAGTTGGTCCGGTCGATCAATTAAAAAAATTGCGCGAGGAACATCTTAAAATTCAGTTGACAATATCTTTACACGCAGCAACACAATCTGCAAGAAATCGTATTATTCCTCACATG
This window contains:
- the rlmN gene encoding 23S rRNA (adenine(2503)-C(2))-methyltransferase RlmN, producing MKRLPKYTPAEVRNDPYGFTYKEMSEVIGENEAKALYEELYKQLPRKKNLSMLVKNICKSSDTEKYVYELKDNKYIETVFIKRRDGGTVCVSTQVGCPVGCIFCESGRNGFVRNLTSSEIVQQIILLRRKVNRIVFMGMGEPLFNYDNLIKAIHILRDRYGLNFPTDGITISTVGPVDQLKKLREEHLKIQLTISLHAATQSARNRIIPHMRIYAIEDVVKQALSYSERHNRKIVFAYLLLPGINDRPSDVRQLAKWFRGKKVMINVLQYNPTSNSRIKAPQKREIVAFKHQLEQAGLEVTMRVSHGREINAACGQLANTYNKFKKK